A region of Reichenbachiella carrageenanivorans DNA encodes the following proteins:
- a CDS encoding GNAT family N-acetyltransferase, producing the protein MNKNIDYVIDPVDRQLLKSELNAERFVRDTKKGGNKIYFINAHNSPHTMREIGRLREISFASAGGGTGKEVDIDEFDINEKCYQQLLVYSPEDEEIVGGYRFIDCSQLDLSDPKHIELSTAHYFDFSDQFVNNYLPHTLELGRSWIQPKYQPHIDPRKGIFALDNLWDGLGAIYVTHPGMKHFFGKVTMYPNYNLEARDAVLYFMDLFFADKEKLVTPKAPLPYVSDITALKTLLKDKNFKEGMNALNSFCKERGERVPPLIKNYMSLSPTMKAFGAAKNPDFGSVEETGILITVSEIYDSKKDRYTKY; encoded by the coding sequence TTGAATAAAAATATAGATTACGTCATCGACCCCGTGGACAGGCAACTCCTAAAGTCCGAACTGAATGCAGAGCGTTTTGTGCGCGACACAAAAAAGGGTGGCAACAAGATTTATTTCATCAATGCCCACAACTCGCCACATACCATGCGTGAAATCGGGCGCTTACGCGAAATTTCATTTGCCAGCGCTGGAGGAGGTACTGGCAAAGAAGTAGACATCGACGAATTTGACATTAATGAAAAATGTTATCAGCAACTACTCGTATACTCTCCCGAAGATGAGGAAATCGTAGGTGGCTACCGATTTATAGACTGTAGCCAATTGGATCTATCCGATCCCAAACACATAGAGCTCTCTACAGCACATTATTTCGATTTTTCAGACCAGTTTGTAAACAACTACCTCCCACACACCTTAGAGCTAGGTAGATCATGGATACAGCCCAAGTATCAGCCGCATATAGACCCCAGAAAGGGAATATTTGCGCTTGACAACCTCTGGGACGGACTTGGGGCAATCTATGTGACTCACCCAGGCATGAAGCATTTTTTCGGGAAGGTAACCATGTACCCCAACTACAATCTAGAGGCTCGCGATGCGGTGTTGTACTTCATGGATTTGTTTTTTGCTGACAAAGAAAAATTAGTCACGCCCAAAGCTCCTCTACCATACGTGTCAGACATTACAGCATTGAAAACGCTCCTCAAGGACAAGAATTTTAAGGAAGGAATGAATGCCCTCAACTCCTTCTGTAAAGAAAGAGGCGAGCGAGTACCTCCGTTAATCAAAAACTACATGTCTCTCTCTCCTACAATGAAGGCATTTGGTGCTGCGAAAAACCCAGACTTTGGCAGTGTGGAAGAAACGGGAATTCTCATTACCGTTTCAGAAATTTATGACTCTAAAAAAGATCGTTATACGAAATATTAA
- a CDS encoding 1-acyl-sn-glycerol-3-phosphate acyltransferase, with amino-acid sequence MRDKLIDIEKIIHDKNPTLLKWMPRFIIRYIKRIVHQEEMNQGISDFADLYGVDFAKAVLDRFNIKVEIQGLENIPKNGGVVFAGNHPFGGIEAMAHLTAVYPIRPDVKFLVNDILLNMTNLKQLFVGVNKHGTTPSGAVKQINELFGSARAVFIYPAGLVSRRNKGVVKDLEWKKTFISRAKRFGSQVIPVYTGGSQLSDFFYNLSNFRKSIGIKANVEMFYLVDEMMKQKNSTFKIVFGKPIPAEVFDRTKTDQAWADWVKEKVYKLQ; translated from the coding sequence ATGCGTGACAAATTAATAGATATAGAAAAAATCATCCACGACAAGAACCCAACACTCCTAAAGTGGATGCCTAGATTTATTATTCGCTACATCAAACGTATCGTACATCAAGAAGAAATGAACCAAGGCATCAGTGATTTTGCTGATCTGTACGGCGTTGATTTTGCGAAAGCAGTACTAGATCGCTTCAATATAAAAGTAGAGATTCAAGGCTTGGAAAACATCCCTAAGAATGGTGGGGTTGTATTCGCAGGCAATCACCCCTTTGGGGGCATCGAAGCCATGGCTCACCTAACAGCCGTTTATCCTATTCGTCCAGACGTCAAATTTTTAGTCAACGACATTTTGTTAAATATGACCAACCTCAAACAGCTCTTTGTGGGCGTCAACAAACACGGCACTACTCCTTCAGGTGCCGTGAAGCAAATAAACGAACTGTTTGGCTCAGCACGTGCCGTATTTATCTACCCTGCGGGGTTGGTAAGCAGAAGAAACAAAGGCGTAGTAAAAGACCTCGAATGGAAAAAAACTTTCATCTCCCGAGCCAAGCGATTTGGCAGTCAGGTGATACCCGTATATACTGGAGGCTCTCAGCTATCTGATTTCTTCTACAACTTGTCTAACTTTCGTAAATCAATAGGAATAAAGGCAAATGTGGAAATGTTTTATTTAGTTGATGAGATGATGAAACAAAAGAATAGTACTTTTAAAATTGTCTTTGGAAAACCGATTCCTGCTGAAGTTTTTGACCGTACTAAAACGGATCAGGCGTGGGCAGATTGGGTAAAAGAAAAAGTATATAAGCTACAATAG